One Marinifilum sp. JC120 DNA window includes the following coding sequences:
- the acs gene encoding acetate--CoA ligase, with translation MSDNRIENLMSEERTFDPPQNMPQEILDKANLTAQTYEQACRMADKDPEGFWAERARELLSWKRDFNTALESDPKNNEYKWFAGGRLNASENCLDRHLENGKRNKAALIWQGEPEEEVRVFTYHMLHRKVCRFANVLRKMGVSKGDRVAIYLPMVPELVISMLACARIGAVHSVIFAGFSAVSLQNRIIDCDAKILIAADGVLRGGKKIPLKRNVDEALFECPSVEQVIMVKRTGDEIDFIEGRDTWWQEEVSASDIDDYCKPESMRSTDPLFILHTSGSTGKPKGIVHSTGGYMTITAHTTQWVFDLKDDDVHWCTADIGWITGHSYTVYGPLALGATTLLFEGVPTYPRPDRYWKIINRYGVNIFYTTPTAIRALMREGSQWTEKYNLSTLRILGSVGEPINPEVWVWFHEHVGKGKLPLLDTWWQTETGGILVSPLPYVDKLKPGSTGKPLPGIKTAIVRSDGSKASPNEGGHLLITEPWPGMLTSIHNDEERYRRTYFERFPGSYETGDGARIDEDGFHWIMGRLDDVINVSGHRLGTTEIESALIAHPDVTEAAVVGIPHEIKGQSVYAYVTLRSGLDEDDEMRTALRQWISEKIGPIAVPEAIQFSEGLPKTRSGKIMRRILRRIAVGENDLGDTTTLSDASVINDLIEGQKILFE, from the coding sequence ATGAGTGACAATAGAATTGAAAACCTGATGAGCGAAGAACGCACATTTGATCCCCCGCAGAATATGCCGCAAGAAATATTAGACAAGGCCAACCTTACAGCGCAAACATATGAACAGGCCTGCCGCATGGCGGACAAAGACCCGGAAGGCTTCTGGGCTGAAAGGGCACGCGAGCTGCTGAGCTGGAAACGGGACTTCAACACCGCCCTTGAATCTGACCCAAAAAACAATGAATACAAATGGTTTGCAGGCGGAAGACTCAACGCTTCCGAAAACTGCCTTGACCGCCATCTGGAAAACGGCAAGCGCAACAAAGCCGCCCTGATCTGGCAGGGAGAGCCGGAGGAAGAAGTCCGGGTTTTCACCTATCATATGCTGCATCGCAAGGTCTGCCGCTTTGCCAACGTGCTCAGGAAAATGGGTGTTTCCAAGGGTGACCGGGTAGCCATCTACCTGCCCATGGTCCCGGAACTGGTCATCTCCATGCTGGCCTGCGCCCGCATCGGCGCGGTACACTCAGTTATTTTCGCCGGATTTTCCGCAGTAAGCCTGCAAAACCGCATCATTGACTGCGACGCAAAAATTCTCATTGCCGCAGACGGAGTGCTGCGCGGAGGCAAAAAAATCCCCCTGAAGCGCAATGTGGACGAAGCCCTTTTCGAGTGCCCCTCGGTTGAGCAGGTCATCATGGTCAAACGCACCGGGGATGAAATTGATTTCATCGAAGGCCGCGATACCTGGTGGCAAGAAGAAGTCTCAGCCTCTGACATTGATGACTACTGCAAGCCGGAATCCATGCGTTCCACAGATCCGCTGTTCATCCTGCACACCTCCGGCAGTACCGGAAAACCCAAAGGGATAGTACACAGTACCGGCGGGTACATGACCATAACCGCCCACACGACCCAATGGGTTTTTGATCTCAAAGATGACGATGTTCACTGGTGCACCGCCGACATCGGCTGGATCACCGGACACAGTTATACTGTATACGGACCATTGGCCCTTGGTGCCACCACCCTGCTTTTTGAAGGAGTACCCACCTACCCCCGCCCGGACCGTTACTGGAAAATCATCAACCGCTACGGGGTGAACATATTTTACACCACTCCCACAGCCATCCGTGCACTCATGCGCGAAGGTTCGCAGTGGACGGAAAAATACAATCTTTCCACCCTGCGCATCCTCGGTTCCGTAGGCGAGCCCATCAACCCGGAAGTCTGGGTCTGGTTCCACGAACATGTGGGCAAAGGAAAACTCCCCTTGCTGGATACATGGTGGCAGACCGAAACCGGAGGAATCCTTGTTTCACCCCTGCCCTATGTGGACAAACTAAAGCCCGGATCAACCGGAAAACCTCTTCCCGGCATCAAAACAGCCATCGTACGCAGTGACGGCAGCAAAGCATCCCCCAATGAAGGCGGACACCTGCTGATAACAGAGCCGTGGCCGGGCATGCTGACCAGCATCCATAATGACGAGGAGCGCTACCGGAGGACCTATTTTGAACGTTTTCCGGGCAGCTACGAAACCGGAGACGGTGCAAGGATTGACGAGGACGGATTTCACTGGATCATGGGCCGTCTTGATGATGTTATCAATGTTTCCGGGCACCGCTTAGGCACAACCGAGATTGAATCGGCACTCATCGCCCACCCCGATGTGACCGAAGCCGCAGTGGTAGGTATTCCCCACGAAATCAAGGGACAGTCGGTCTACGCCTATGTGACCCTGCGTAGTGGCCTTGATGAAGATGATGAAATGCGCACAGCACTGCGCCAATGGATCAGCGAAAAAATCGGCCCCATTGCCGTGCCTGAAGCAATCCAGTTTTCCGAAGGGCTGCCCAAAACCCGCTCAGGAAAAATCATGCGCCGCATCCTGCGCCGTATTGCAGTAGGTGAAAACGACCTAGGCGATACCACCACCCTCTCAGATGCCTCAGTAATCAACGATCTCATCGAAGGTCAGAAAATCCTTTTCGAGTAA
- a CDS encoding GNAT family N-acetyltransferase, with the protein MSVINLEYLFQPGSVAVIGATNDPANAGNILMRNLMGGGFLGPVMPVSTAAEAISGVLTYKDVADLPKVPDLAVICLPLHECPPLLERLSAIGVKACALIGSGFSAIPKKERVRLRAELLRAANSPHMRILGPKSLGFIVPTMNLNASLAPLPAKAGKIAFVSQSDSFIPTVLDWAATNDIGFSHVVSLGSRIDLTFGDVLDYLGSDAQTRSILLYVESINDARDFMSAARAASRNKPVLAIRPGQALQHVTQELARLDNAMVARAEEVYDVAFRRAGMLRVQTIDGMFDAAQTLASLRQPVRGDRLAIIVNGTSAGLTAADGLIRRGGKLAKLSDETVEKLNVIFDREWSGGNPVTIKFDTPGQKYLDALKVLIKDKGVDAVLVVHVPFAGVASAEVAEILAKGLKKVRRMVLTSWLGSDMSRKSRKIFSVHNIPTYESADQAVRAFMYMAEYQRNQELLTETPDSLPTDFFPDTTTARETVHKALSEGREELNEPEARKVLAAYGLPVVETKVALSAREAVIAADEIGCPVALKIRSPQINQPYDVGGVVLDLESPEKVWEAAATMLTRVNRQRPDAYIEGFTVQKMGRRLGAHELFISAAADSTFGPIIHFGHGGMTREVVRDQAVAMVPLNMSLARELISRTRISRLLSGTPTQPPADIEDLCLTLIQVSQLFIDIPQIVHLDINPLYGDDTGVLALGAKILVAECREDCPQLAIRPYPRELEECVVLRDSRQVTLRPIRPEDEPAHYKFLEQVSDEDMRMRFFGVVRRDFDHKDMSRFTQINYDREMAFIATAMGENGKPETLGVVRTSTKPDNSEAEFAIVIRSDLKGSGLGSMLFHKIISYTKERGTHWLVGQTLFENKAMQGLSRKFGFEISENYEEDLVEMRLDCTKLDD; encoded by the coding sequence ATGAGTGTTATCAATCTGGAATATCTTTTTCAGCCCGGATCAGTTGCCGTAATCGGCGCAACCAATGACCCTGCAAATGCGGGCAATATCCTCATGCGCAACTTGATGGGCGGGGGATTTCTCGGTCCTGTGATGCCGGTCAGTACTGCTGCCGAGGCTATTTCCGGGGTTCTGACCTATAAGGATGTGGCTGACCTGCCCAAGGTCCCGGACCTTGCGGTGATTTGTTTGCCACTTCATGAATGCCCTCCGCTTCTGGAAAGGCTGAGCGCGATCGGGGTTAAGGCTTGTGCTCTGATCGGTTCAGGATTCAGTGCCATTCCCAAGAAAGAAAGGGTTAGGTTGCGGGCGGAACTTTTGCGGGCGGCCAATTCCCCGCATATGCGCATACTTGGTCCCAAGAGTCTCGGCTTCATTGTTCCGACTATGAATCTCAATGCCAGCCTTGCGCCATTGCCAGCCAAAGCGGGCAAGATCGCTTTTGTTTCCCAGTCAGATAGCTTTATCCCCACGGTTTTGGATTGGGCGGCTACCAATGATATCGGATTCTCCCATGTGGTTTCGCTGGGTAGCCGTATCGACCTTACTTTCGGGGACGTGCTTGATTACCTCGGTTCCGACGCCCAGACCCGGTCTATTTTGCTTTATGTCGAATCCATCAACGATGCACGTGACTTCATGTCCGCGGCCCGAGCTGCTTCACGTAACAAGCCGGTTCTGGCTATTCGTCCGGGCCAGGCTTTGCAGCACGTTACTCAGGAACTGGCTCGTCTGGATAATGCCATGGTCGCCCGTGCAGAAGAGGTCTATGATGTGGCCTTCCGCAGGGCCGGTATGCTGCGGGTGCAGACCATTGACGGTATGTTTGACGCAGCTCAAACCCTTGCCAGTTTGCGTCAGCCCGTGCGTGGTGACAGGCTGGCTATCATCGTCAACGGGACCAGTGCCGGGCTTACCGCTGCCGATGGCTTGATCCGCAGGGGCGGGAAACTTGCCAAGCTTTCTGATGAAACTGTTGAAAAGTTGAATGTCATATTTGACAGGGAATGGAGCGGGGGCAACCCGGTCACCATTAAATTTGATACTCCCGGTCAGAAATATCTTGATGCCCTAAAGGTGTTGATCAAGGACAAAGGCGTGGATGCCGTGTTGGTGGTCCATGTGCCTTTTGCCGGGGTAGCTAGTGCCGAAGTAGCGGAAATACTTGCCAAGGGACTTAAGAAGGTCCGGCGTATGGTGCTGACCTCATGGCTGGGGTCGGATATGTCCCGCAAATCGAGGAAAATTTTTTCTGTTCATAACATTCCTACTTATGAAAGTGCGGATCAGGCTGTGCGTGCCTTTATGTACATGGCTGAGTATCAGCGTAACCAGGAATTGCTCACAGAAACACCGGACTCCTTGCCTACGGATTTTTTCCCGGACACCACCACTGCGCGTGAGACAGTGCACAAGGCTCTTTCCGAGGGGCGGGAGGAACTCAACGAACCGGAAGCGCGCAAGGTTCTAGCGGCTTACGGTCTGCCCGTGGTTGAAACAAAGGTAGCTCTTTCCGCTCGTGAAGCAGTTATTGCCGCTGACGAGATAGGTTGTCCGGTGGCCCTTAAGATTCGGTCTCCGCAGATAAATCAGCCTTATGATGTGGGCGGAGTTGTTCTTGATCTTGAAAGCCCGGAAAAGGTATGGGAAGCAGCAGCAACAATGCTCACCCGCGTCAATCGTCAGCGACCGGATGCTTATATCGAAGGCTTCACGGTCCAGAAAATGGGCCGCAGGCTGGGAGCGCACGAACTTTTTATTTCTGCCGCCGCGGATTCCACTTTCGGACCGATTATCCATTTCGGTCACGGGGGCATGACCCGCGAGGTTGTCCGGGATCAGGCCGTGGCCATGGTTCCTCTGAATATGAGTCTTGCCCGTGAACTCATCAGCAGAACCCGAATTTCAAGGTTACTTTCCGGCACGCCAACCCAGCCACCTGCGGATATTGAAGATCTTTGTTTGACCCTGATTCAGGTTTCGCAGTTGTTTATTGACATTCCCCAGATTGTGCATTTGGATATCAATCCCCTTTACGGGGATGATACTGGAGTGTTAGCACTTGGTGCCAAGATTCTGGTGGCTGAATGCCGGGAGGATTGTCCGCAGCTGGCTATCCGGCCCTATCCCCGTGAGCTGGAGGAGTGTGTGGTACTCCGGGACAGCAGGCAGGTCACCCTGCGCCCTATCCGGCCTGAAGATGAGCCGGCTCATTATAAATTTTTGGAGCAGGTTTCGGATGAAGATATGCGCATGCGCTTTTTCGGCGTTGTGCGCAGGGATTTCGATCACAAGGATATGTCTCGCTTTACCCAGATAAACTATGACCGTGAGATGGCTTTTATCGCCACAGCCATGGGTGAAAACGGCAAGCCGGAAACTCTCGGCGTTGTGCGTACTTCCACGAAGCCGGATAATTCCGAAGCTGAGTTCGCCATTGTGATCCGTTCCGATCTCAAGGGATCCGGGCTGGGGTCCATGCTTTTTCACAAGATAATCAGCTATACAAAAGAGCGGGGCACCCATTGGCTGGTGGGGCAGACCCTTTTTGAAAACAAGGCCATGCAGGGGCTTTCCCGCAAGTTCGGGTTTGAGATCAGCGAGAACTACGAAGAGGACCTTGTGGAAATGCGGCTGGACTGCACCAAACTGGATGACTAA
- a CDS encoding UPF0104 family protein, giving the protein MNYPDPAASRRKALVGNVFKVLLAGGLLFWLVKSGGIRPEYLLVEAVQIPTLIMVCFVIAAGMFLSVPRYVELLKGAGLSVSMWDSFRISAVMYFFTQCVLGSASGDVARFFYTTRITGQGTKVGAAIIVDRIVGIMGLFLLGGLGLALNWSLVEQSPELRHLAPPVLAAFCLLWLGVFLGFLALAKGRRFGLLAGLIFPALSAIVWFSGNGYLSAEVGPVLFYASVFSLCGPLIAPEFMETGFIYRKFFKGSKLGEKLGEVVSAILIYRNSASSLLKIATLTMVQHLSFIYVLYLFSQIQNLPQLPDFNEIFVSAPLAFLAGIIPAPAAGLGVNEAAFETLLRLASSGVVTAGASLFLMFRIWTTLFSLSGVFFLTRSKK; this is encoded by the coding sequence TTGAATTATCCTGACCCCGCTGCAAGCCGCCGCAAGGCTCTTGTCGGTAACGTATTTAAAGTCCTCCTTGCCGGGGGACTTCTTTTCTGGCTGGTAAAATCAGGGGGCATTCGCCCGGAATACTTATTGGTGGAAGCTGTCCAGATCCCAACACTGATTATGGTCTGTTTCGTGATTGCTGCAGGGATGTTCCTTTCTGTCCCTCGTTATGTGGAGTTGCTTAAGGGCGCAGGGCTTTCCGTTTCTATGTGGGACAGTTTCAGAATTTCCGCGGTTATGTATTTTTTCACCCAATGCGTACTGGGGTCGGCCAGCGGTGACGTGGCCCGTTTTTTTTATACCACCCGTATTACCGGGCAGGGCACCAAGGTTGGCGCAGCCATCATTGTGGACCGCATTGTCGGGATTATGGGGTTGTTTTTACTTGGCGGTTTGGGGCTGGCTTTAAATTGGTCTCTGGTGGAGCAATCTCCTGAACTGCGGCATCTGGCGCCACCGGTACTGGCTGCATTCTGTTTGCTTTGGCTGGGGGTCTTTCTTGGCTTTTTGGCTTTGGCTAAGGGGCGCAGGTTTGGCCTTCTTGCAGGACTTATTTTTCCTGCTCTGTCCGCAATCGTTTGGTTTTCTGGAAATGGATATTTGTCCGCAGAAGTAGGTCCGGTATTGTTTTATGCTTCTGTCTTTTCCCTTTGCGGTCCCCTTATTGCCCCTGAGTTTATGGAAACAGGATTTATTTACAGGAAATTTTTTAAGGGCTCAAAACTGGGTGAGAAACTGGGTGAAGTGGTCTCGGCTATACTTATTTACCGGAATTCAGCATCTTCGCTATTAAAGATTGCAACCTTGACCATGGTACAGCATCTTTCATTCATTTATGTTCTTTATTTGTTTTCACAGATTCAGAATCTTCCACAGCTTCCTGATTTTAATGAAATATTCGTTTCCGCTCCCCTTGCTTTTCTGGCCGGGATAATTCCTGCTCCAGCCGCAGGGCTGGGAGTTAATGAGGCGGCCTTTGAAACTCTGCTTCGTTTGGCTTCAAGTGGCGTCGTTACTGCCGGGGCCTCTTTATTTCTTATGTTCCGTATCTGGACCACCCTGTTCAGTTTGAGTGGGGTGTTTTTTCTCACACGCTCCAAAAAATAA
- a CDS encoding carbonic anhydrase produces MRKLFLFFIIAFLLNSQCADALANNGTFASGSDQQQRGADQSLVLLMEGNLRFVKGSSVYPNQTSHQRKILALRGQNPFATVVAASDSRVDPVLIFDRGLGDLFTVRLAGNVAGSDTLASVEYSMLALETPLLVVMGHTRSTLIKAAIDKVELKGHLVQLMGKLEPAIKMTRVLYPSLKGGELADKVAETNVRQVMRDILGQCPAILEKVRSGKAQVMGAVYDTDTGVVRWLGP; encoded by the coding sequence TTGAGGAAATTATTTTTATTTTTCATAATTGCATTCCTGTTGAATTCCCAATGTGCCGACGCTCTGGCTAACAACGGAACTTTCGCTTCCGGCTCAGACCAGCAACAGAGGGGGGCCGACCAGTCATTGGTATTGCTCATGGAAGGGAACCTGCGCTTTGTAAAAGGGAGCAGCGTCTATCCTAACCAAACCTCCCATCAGCGTAAAATTTTGGCTTTGAGAGGGCAGAATCCGTTTGCTACCGTGGTTGCAGCTTCTGACTCGCGGGTGGACCCGGTGCTGATTTTTGATCGTGGGCTAGGTGATCTTTTCACTGTGCGTCTTGCGGGGAATGTGGCTGGGTCCGATACTCTGGCTTCGGTGGAATATTCCATGCTGGCCCTTGAAACTCCGCTGCTGGTGGTCATGGGGCACACCCGTTCAACCTTGATCAAGGCTGCCATTGATAAGGTGGAATTAAAGGGGCACCTGGTGCAGCTCATGGGTAAGCTCGAACCGGCCATTAAAATGACTCGGGTACTCTATCCTTCGCTCAAGGGCGGAGAGTTGGCGGATAAAGTGGCGGAGACCAATGTCCGTCAGGTCATGCGTGACATTCTGGGCCAATGTCCGGCTATTCTTGAAAAGGTTCGGTCCGGTAAGGCTCAGGTTATGGGTGCTGTTTATGATACCGATACCGGAGTTGTGCGCTGGTTGGGGCCCTAG
- a CDS encoding sigma-54-dependent Fis family transcriptional regulator gives MSKNILIVDDEDGIRYSLRGILEDEGFTVSDAESGEIALKHLAEEQPDLVFLDIWLPGMDGLKVLDHIKKEWDWLPVVMISGHGSIETAVSAIKKGAFDFIEKPLSLEKVVITAEKAVEFSRLQSENKALRTRIATEQPAKLTGQSESIDSMREVIGQVAPTDAWVLITGENGTGKEIVARSIHSQSQRSDNPLVAVNCAAIPEELIESELFGHEKGAFTGAEKAQEGKFELADNGTLFLDEIGDMSLKTQAKILRILQEQRFERVGGRKTINVDVRVIAATNKDLFQEIKNGNFREDLYYRLKVFPLEVPPLRDRAKDIPLLINEFLSSLNRQHGFKPLVFTDSALKVLTQYSWPGNVRELKNFVERMLIMFGGKEVGPDKLPPEIANGPRTEKADTDQEQLPLPLPEGEVDFKKARADFEAQFLEAKLREYKGSVSKLAEAVGLERSSLYRKLKAYEIQVD, from the coding sequence ATGAGCAAAAATATACTGATTGTTGATGATGAAGACGGCATCAGGTACTCCCTGCGCGGAATCCTTGAAGACGAAGGGTTTACAGTCAGCGATGCCGAATCCGGCGAAATAGCTTTGAAACATCTTGCCGAAGAACAGCCGGACCTTGTCTTTCTGGATATCTGGCTTCCGGGCATGGATGGTCTAAAGGTCCTCGACCATATAAAAAAAGAATGGGACTGGCTGCCCGTGGTCATGATCTCCGGCCACGGCAGCATTGAAACCGCTGTTTCTGCCATCAAAAAGGGAGCTTTCGACTTCATTGAAAAGCCGCTCTCTCTTGAAAAGGTGGTCATCACTGCTGAAAAAGCCGTGGAATTTTCCCGGTTACAATCAGAAAACAAGGCCCTGCGCACCCGAATCGCCACTGAACAGCCCGCCAAACTAACCGGACAATCCGAATCCATTGATTCCATGCGCGAAGTAATCGGGCAAGTCGCCCCCACCGACGCATGGGTGCTCATTACCGGGGAAAACGGGACCGGCAAAGAAATCGTAGCCCGCTCCATCCACTCCCAGAGTCAGCGTTCAGACAACCCTCTTGTGGCGGTAAACTGCGCAGCCATTCCCGAGGAACTGATTGAATCGGAACTATTCGGTCATGAAAAAGGAGCATTCACCGGGGCGGAAAAAGCGCAGGAAGGCAAATTTGAATTAGCCGACAACGGGACTCTCTTCCTTGATGAAATAGGCGACATGAGCTTGAAAACACAGGCTAAGATACTGCGTATATTGCAGGAACAGAGATTTGAGCGAGTCGGCGGCAGGAAAACCATTAATGTGGATGTGCGCGTAATCGCCGCTACAAACAAAGACCTTTTTCAGGAAATCAAAAACGGCAACTTCCGTGAGGATCTTTATTACCGTCTGAAGGTTTTCCCGCTGGAAGTGCCGCCCCTGCGTGACCGGGCAAAGGACATCCCCTTACTGATCAATGAGTTCCTCTCCAGCCTTAACCGCCAGCACGGCTTTAAACCACTGGTCTTTACCGACTCAGCCCTCAAAGTGCTGACCCAGTATTCATGGCCCGGAAATGTCAGGGAATTGAAAAATTTTGTGGAAAGAATGCTGATCATGTTCGGCGGCAAGGAAGTGGGGCCGGACAAACTACCCCCGGAAATCGCCAACGGTCCGCGCACTGAAAAAGCGGACACTGATCAGGAACAACTGCCATTGCCTCTTCCCGAAGGCGAAGTTGATTTCAAAAAGGCTCGTGCGGACTTTGAAGCCCAGTTCCTTGAAGCAAAACTCCGTGAGTACAAAGGTAGCGTTTCAAAGCTGGCTGAAGCCGTGGGACTGGAAAGAAGCTCCCTTTACCGTAAACTCAAAGCTTACGAAATTCAGGTGGACTGA
- a CDS encoding HD domain-containing protein — protein sequence MISYSEKNAGQNAPPRIMIVEDEAIVSLDIQGRLKALGYHVAAVATSGEQAVQIIGKDHPDLILMDIMLEGDMDGIDTAAVINKEYHIPIIYLTAYADNDTLKRAKITEPFGYIIKPFEDRELNLTIEMALYKHRAESTLNENRRWLKTTFDSIDDAVITTDSNGRIKSMNKAACSLMDNEIDSFFGRNFQETIDILEIETMKSIEFFSENDSIHGDAVLRGPQGIIPVSVNVSGIEEKNEIVGKVVVLRDISELKKSEDALKESLAQLRRTFDETVASLTAMSEKRDPYTSGHQQRVAELACRIAVKMKLSAEEINSIRIAGILHDVGKISIPAEILSKPTRLTDLEMNLMKTHSEAGYEILKGISFPWPVAKIVLQHHERIDGTGYPNGLSGDSILREARIISVADVVEAMSSHRPYRAALGLPKAMAEIARGRGTSYDPEVVDACTQLIEEDNFSFET from the coding sequence ATGATTTCTTACTCTGAAAAAAATGCAGGTCAAAATGCCCCGCCCCGCATTATGATTGTGGAGGATGAAGCAATCGTTTCTTTGGATATACAGGGACGACTTAAGGCACTCGGCTACCATGTGGCCGCAGTGGCTACATCCGGAGAGCAGGCCGTGCAGATTATCGGGAAAGATCATCCGGATCTAATCCTCATGGATATTATGCTGGAAGGGGACATGGATGGTATAGATACTGCGGCTGTAATCAACAAAGAATACCATATTCCCATCATTTACCTTACTGCCTATGCTGACAATGACACCCTGAAAAGAGCCAAGATAACCGAGCCATTCGGCTACATCATCAAACCCTTTGAGGATCGGGAACTGAACCTGACTATTGAAATGGCCCTCTACAAACACCGTGCGGAAAGCACTCTTAACGAAAACCGACGTTGGCTGAAGACTACCTTTGACAGCATTGATGATGCGGTCATCACCACCGACAGCAATGGCCGCATCAAATCTATGAATAAAGCGGCATGTTCACTCATGGACAACGAGATAGACAGCTTTTTCGGCCGAAATTTTCAGGAAACAATAGATATTCTGGAAATTGAGACAATGAAATCCATTGAGTTTTTTTCTGAAAACGATTCAATTCACGGTGACGCCGTCCTCCGAGGACCGCAGGGAATAATCCCGGTATCAGTAAATGTTTCCGGTATTGAAGAAAAAAACGAAATCGTGGGCAAGGTAGTTGTACTGCGTGATATTTCAGAGCTGAAAAAAAGTGAAGATGCCCTAAAGGAAAGTCTGGCTCAACTGAGGCGAACTTTTGATGAGACAGTTGCTTCCCTGACCGCCATGTCTGAAAAACGCGACCCTTACACCTCCGGGCACCAGCAGCGAGTGGCGGAGCTGGCCTGCCGCATCGCTGTAAAAATGAAGCTTTCCGCCGAGGAAATCAACAGTATCAGGATCGCCGGAATCCTGCACGATGTGGGTAAAATATCCATCCCGGCTGAAATTTTGTCCAAACCGACCCGCTTGACCGATCTGGAAATGAATCTGATGAAAACCCATAGTGAAGCCGGTTACGAGATTCTTAAGGGCATTTCCTTCCCATGGCCGGTGGCCAAGATAGTACTCCAGCATCATGAACGTATAGACGGAACCGGCTATCCTAATGGATTAAGCGGTGACAGCATCCTACGGGAAGCCCGGATTATTTCTGTAGCTGACGTGGTGGAAGCCATGAGTTCCCACCGCCCTTACCGTGCGGCACTGGGATTGCCCAAGGCCATGGCAGAAATTGCACGCGGACGAGGAACATCGTATGATCCCGAAGTTGTTGACGCCTGCACCCAACTGATCGAAGAAGATAATTTTTCCTTTGAAACATAA